The DNA sequence TAAGTACATCCTTTCCTGCTTTCCATAAATATGCAGTTAGTTTTCATACCATAACAACAAAGTTTAAcataaagaagtctttcaaatgataaagacaataatcactataataatctTGGCTCCACCCCGGAACCAAAACTGTTACcccctggggtcatgaaatAAGGTtgctactccttctaaatatctatttagtttcaatttagtatcaatagcattaaaaaatattatttaaatgttttacacatatacactatataataCTAAGTTTTGGACCCACCCTGGTGTCAGATTCAGTAGATTCAGAACCTCAACCCCaaggatcatgaaatatacaatttttctAGAGGCCTTCTTACTGttcatcattatgcatttagtttttctaacaCATGTGAGATTCTAGAGATCATTGAAAATTCATCAGTTTTTAGCAGTTTTTTGCCCTgctcctaaggccccaggggtgcaagagtcctgaaatttacaatttatgtcccccttgtccaaaagatgcttcataccaaaattgaaaGGAATTAAAATGGtacttatcaagaagttaaatatGTTCTATAATACTATTGTTcatacatttaataactgaccattttggccccactctgataccaaaatccctacccctgggatcatcaaatttacaaatttgctaaaggactacctgctctttctgatattcatttacttttaatttagcatcaatagcactaaagaagatgctatttaaatgttttacacataaacgctatgtaccaagtttgtccccaccctggggtcagaacctctaccctggggataatgaaatttatagttttagtagaagccttcctgctctacatcactatgcatttagtttttcttagaCATGTGCAGTtgtggagaagatttttgaaaattggtcaaattttgacagttttaGCCCTGCCCCTCTGGCCCctggggtgcaggaatcctgaaatttacaatttatgtctcccttgtcccaaagatctttcataccaaatttgaaaagttgtaaGAATTTGTTTATTCTTATTTATGGTCTTTGATGTTTGTCACATCATAATCTCCCTAGCGCAACGTTTCACATGTGATATTGTTATGACATCGTTAACATCCAACTTCTTTATTTGTTAAGTGCTGTCTGGATGTAAGAGATCAATTTCGGTAAGAATTAGACTTTGTTTATTACTTGTTTAGATTATTAATTCATGCTATTGTATTCAAGATTATTTAGCCTCTGTCACATTATGTATCActttatttcataagaacacCTCGAATGACGTAATTTATAgaattgtataaatttcatgacattgtattgtattgtttgtttctttAAGAGAATTGTCATGTTGTCACGCTATTAgatgtatgtaaatgaatattgatCAGATTCGATGCATACTCGACTCCTTATTTCGAATGGCAGTTAAAGCAGGGACCTAtatagtatataggtccctggttaaagtagttatcaagaagaagttaaaaatggaTTGCACTATATACAATTTCTCAATGGATAAGTTTCATTCATTGCAAGTGTTTTTGAGATCCCATTCATGGATTCCTTTgatttacatgttttattgtatactGTTAATTATACAAAGGGATCCAAAAGAAGTTGTTACAATTATATGTATTCTTCCAAAGTGGATTCCTTTGATTCTAATAAGTCTTTTGTCCAGAAAAGCAGAAATATTGATATCTTTTTTAATCTATCAAAAATACATTAACAATTATGATCCTGACAGTTGTCATCAGATATTCTTtcgaaaatcaaaatttatgacAGGAGATGTACTCTGTAAACCTATAGATTTAAACAAAGAAAGAATTTGGAAacaaataccccccccccccccccccccatgaggCCATATTGAAAAGGATCAACTTTAAATTCATAGTGAAAAATGTGGGATATCTACTAGTCAAGGTCATCTCAATGGTAAGTTTGTTCTTTATCAGGCAAAGGGTGCTAAAGATAATAAGCAGGATATCTTTATAGGGGGTTCCAGCAACAGCAAAAAGAACTGGCCTTTACATCAACGcccagaaaacaaaatcaatgagAATCAACTCCATACAAACTGACGCTATCAAGATAAACAACGTGGAAGTAGAGGACATCAAAGACTTCATCTACTTAGGAAGTATTGTCAGTAAATCAGGGGACACAGACGAAGACATCAAAGCAAGAAAAAGGAAGGCCCAGAAAAGCTTTTGCCATGTTAAGACCAGTATGGCGAAGCAAGGCACTGAGAACACGCACCAAGATCAGAATCTTCAACACCAACGTGAAGTTTGTTCTATTATATGGGTCTGAAACTTGGAGAGAAACATCAACATCCATGAAATCAGTCCAGGTCTTTGTAAACAAGTGCCTGAGAAACATCCTCGGGATAAGGTGGCCAGATGTTATAAGCAATGCAAACCTGTGGAAGAGGACCAACCAACAACCAGTGGAAATCACCATCAGAACACACAGATGGAACTGGATAGGGCATACACTGAGGAAACCCAGTACTAACATCACAAAACAAGCCCTAGAATGGAATCCACAGGGACAGAGAAAGCGGGGACGGCCAAAGAACACCTGGCGCAGGGTATTAACATCAGACCTGAAGAAAATTGGCAAGACCTGGGGAGAAGCTAAGACCATTGCACAAGACAGAGGGAGATGGAAAGCCACTGTAGCCGCCCTATGTCCCCCATGGGACAAAGTGGATTAATGAATGATGATGATGGGGGGttccagtgtaccaagtttgatatttgTCATGCAAAAAATTCACTAAATATTAAGTGGacaatattttcttgtgtccAGTGGaatttgacttttgaccttgcaacctcaaaatcaataatggtcatttactccttaggatgtgCAAATGTACAAAGTTCTATCTCTGTTAagcagagggttctcaagaaaattagaggacaatatcttcttatgtccaaagtagattgacctttgaccttgagacttcaaaattaataggggtcatctgcTCTGACATTTACACTTTAAGAGAAACCAGAAGAataagtctgatgtctgtcttGCAAAGGGTTATTGAGACCTTGTGCAGACAcctggtctaccgaccgactgATAggtgaaaaaagaaaactaacatGCCCCTTTTTTCCAAGgagggcataaaaatgtaaGCCTGAAAATAAGTAACATCTTACAGTTTGAGCAAACACATGTACAAAAGACATAACCCCTAAATGATCAGGAAAATGAGTAGCTGGtgaaaattacataatatattaCTGAAAAGGTGGCACTATGTTTAGGGGATTTTCATTTTATGCAATTATGAATGGAAAttttggtgtttatattttgcaaaatttcGTCATTCCGCtagaaaagaaaacattttcaaaacatcGAAATTACCTGATACACGGAAAAATTCATCATCTGTGACATATTTATGGAAAATTCAAATGACAATCAAATCATATAGTCATTCATAGTCAACTTAAGAGTTAGTGGAacaaaaattagaaaaacaCATTTGCTACACCTTTTTTGTTGAGTTACAGAGTATGATTATACCAAGTGAAAATCAAGAATTTCCTCCAAAGTTATATGATTTTAGTTTTTATGATCAAGACTGTTGTCCTGGAATTTTTTCACGCTTTGAGTATTgagtatttgaaaaatcatttatagCTTAACAAAGTCAAAATGTATTCGACAACAAATCTTTAATTCAATGCTGTAACCCATGACCTTGCAATCAATTTGTTTTCCCACTGTTTGACACCTTGCATGAAATCTCAAGTTGAATGATAGGTCAATTTCTTCCAACAGTTTCATCTGGAAAACTCCACTGTAAAACCAATATTCCACAACATACAAAAACTTCAtgggaaataaatgaaatttcaaaGATATTTGAGGATACATGTCAAAAATCCCAGAAATGTTTGGTGAAGCCCTAGTTTTTATTGAACTACTACACCCTGCTGGTGCTTTATCATAAAAGTGCAACTCCATTTGCACAGAAGATCAGACACAATATGACACACATGTATTAGATGTGGGACAAAGTGATACATGTCCCCGTGTCCATCGAATGCAAACGTGTGTGCAAACAATGCCTGTAACAAACAATTCCACCCTCTAATGTATTTGAAACAcattacaaaaaaattaagaaaaacaaaagCTTAACATGTTTACCTTGCATTCAACAGAACTGTATTTTTTGGAGCAGCACCAGGTGGAGGTTTGGGGACTTTAGAGGGGTCAGTTTCTGGAGGGGTGGGGGTTACAGCGGCCAAGGCCTCACGAAGTTCATTGGCAGTGCGGTCAGGAATACGAGAAGCAGATGACGAACGACGCCTCACTGGCTTTTTGTTTCCAGGATCATTTTTATGACTTGATATCCTATTTTCAGCAAGAGAGGGACTTTTTTCAGCTTGTGAAGAAGCTTTTGCTTCTGTCTGCAGATCAATTTGACGTGAAATTGGTGTGAATTTTTTCTCCAACTGACTAGAAAAGGATTTAATGTCAACATTGAATGAATGTCTCCTTTCCACTTGGTTTTTCTCTGCAGAAGCCACAACATTCTCTTCTTTACCTACAGATGGTTCACTGCTTGTTGACTTTGTGCTTGAAGGCACCTGCTCCACACTCTGAGcagattttgaattaatttctcCATTCCTTTCCTCAACTATGGGAGACATTTTCTTCCTTGCTCTCAAGTGCTCTATTTCAGCTCTCTGTATTTCCTTCTCAGAGAATTTTTTGTTTCCATGTTTGTTGACTTTGAGAGTTTCTATTGTGTCAGTTTTGGCATTTTTGACCACTTCTTTATTAGACTCTATTTGTTTTTCACTGCCTACAGTGTCTGTCAAAGAATGCTTTGAGGATTTGTCCACTTTTACAGGGATCTGAGAAGCGGGCAAAGGTAATTCTCTCTTTGCTGTGGTAACACTTTCTGAGATTTTAATATCTTCAGGTTTTCTATTTATACTACCTAATTTATTACTTAAATTATCTATAGAAGTTTCTATAACATTTGATGAAACTTGAGTGGAGTTTGCTATACTAGGCTTCTCTTCTAAAGGCTTGAGTGACTGTTTATTTGACATAAGACTAACTGAACAGAACTTGTCATGAGACAGGAAAGAAGAATTGCTCTCCAGTTCCTCATGCTTGTCTTTTTTATTCACCTGAACATCCACATTGGACACAGATGCAGTTTTTCGATCTCCATCCACTGAGCTTCCTTCATCACTAATCTTGTCTACAGAAGATCCAACTCCTACAAGCACCTTCAAATTTGGCAGCTGTTTAGGTTTAGGCTTGAGAGCAGGTTTGACAGGGGTAGGCTTGTCGACTGAAGTTCCTAAATCCTTCTTTGTAGTCAGTGGTTGAGGAGGTGGTGGTTTAGAGGTGACTGTTTTAATATGACTGAGAGTGGCTAATTTCTTTAAATCAGTTAAACTTTCTTTCGGTTTGAATAAATGTTTTGTTGGACTATTGCGAAGAGGAGAAGATATAAGGTTATCCATCTCTTTAACTAGCTTCTCTGGCATTTTACTTGGGCCTGACAATTTGTGTGATATACTACTAGTTCCTACAGACTTTTCATGATGCTTTGATTTTTCAGCAAAAGAACTTGATTTACTTTTTACCCCATGCTTTTTATCATTGTCTGACTCATTGGCAGACAATGCAGCACTGTCATCACCTAAAAACACCAAGGAATTTCGAAGACAGTCCTGACCATCTCCATCAGCAAGAACAAGAGAATTTCTCAATACACTGTCCATTTTCATATCCTCTTCATCCATCAGTGTATTGTGTTGAAAtcgtttaatttttttcagttgaGATTTATTTTTAGATCCTCCTACTTCTCCATCACTCTCATCCTCCGCATGACTTTCAGAAGATGATGGGAATTGAGAAGCATTCCACTGACTAGCCACTGTGTAAGGTGCAGCTCTTGTCGCATTTTCATCCAGATGATCATCTGGTGTTTTATCCTCTGTCTGCATCAGAGCAAATGTCAATGGTGCTCGGCTCACGAGTGGATCAGGTTCATTATTGCACTTTTCTACAACTTTATTCTCCTCATGAATTTCTGCAAAATCCTGAATAGACACCCTTCGCTCTGCCTTAAAGTTTGAATTGCTATCCTTTTGTTTTGAATCAATAGATTTAACATCTCCAAAAGACACTGATTCCTTAATAGGCCTAAATGAACTATCTGGCACAGTGTTTTGAGTGTTTCGAAGTTTAAGAACATTAAAATCTACAGTTTTGAGTGAAGATTTGGTTGGAGAGGTCACAGCAGGTTTACTACCTTTGCCCTTGACCTCATTTTTCGGTTCATTTATAACCACTTCATGTGTTTCATTTTCTGCCTCCACAGCCACATTTTCCACAGTTTCTTCTTTCACCATCTGCTCAACTTGATGTTTTTCATCCACTCGCAGATTTGGATCATCACGTTTGATAAGAACAATATCACCCTGTTCCTCTCGATATCTATTGTCTATCTCCTTTACATGCTTATTGTCCATAATAAGCTCTGCATCCTTCAAACGCTTTTCATCCTTATTTTCCTCATCACTGAGAATCTCATCAATGACTTCTGTAGCCCCATGCAATCTGtaataaaaagtgaaaaacatATATGTAATTACATTATCTGTCAATCTCCTAGCATACACATAATATGAAGTGAAAGGTATCTGGTACTTCAGCacatgttcaatattttgattttaattaactGTTAACTATCTcacaaaaacattttaaacatattcaaATTGACACATTTACCACAACAGATCAATATGTGTTCATAGACAGTAAATTAATGTGACCAATACATCGTTAgaaaatgtacattaaattaaattatcataTCATATACTATGCAaaacactgtgattttttttagtttaggtttcaaatttgtatcacCAAGTATCAATATGTATGCAAGTAATGACCAAGAttaaatttcaaacaacatatttttattgatgaatCATTAATGCTACAGTGTATGTAACATATTGATAATGGAACAATAATTGACATTGTTCATAGTTACTATTGTTTTGAAACTTGAAACACTGAAAATTTCTCTGCACTCCAGTATCAAACATTATCAAtagatcttaacaatttattttgAGGCTATTATTCACAAAACTTGTAATGTTAATAAAACATCATTTACTTCTCAAATGATGACAATGAATATATTTCTTGcaccgttttcattttttcagaaACATGTTTACAGAATTACCTTTGCTATATAAATTTCAAGTTTTGTAATAATGATTTCTACAACAGGACCTTATATCTTTTGAATACTCCATGAGCATTGGAAAAGATGGGATTCACTTGACTGAATTTGTCAAcagatacaaaatatatagttgtaCTTAGTATGGATTAAATGGACATATGCCCATGTGTACACGCACTTATTTATGGCTACCTATGAGAAAAATGATTTCTAACAGAGCATGAGAACTGCTAAAATCCCTACCCTAATCCTGTGGTGGCCTTCAGCCCTATCGGTGGTgaagtggtggtggtggtagctACGGAGTCAGTGTAAATCTTTTCCCAATCATACGGGTCACTATCCTTTATCCCTTTCCGCCTAATACACTGCTCAAACAAGTTATGCATGAGCGAGTAATCAGGTTTGTCAAAATATTCTAGCGATTCGATGTGTTCCAGGAAGGTTTTGAACTCAGGTGGCATGTTCTTCAACATTTGTGTGTGGTCATATTTCTCCTTATTCTGACCGACCAATTCCTTGTCTTTGATCTTTCTCCATGGTAACTGACCAGCCAGAAATTCCACCAGCATGTAGAACAGGGACCAAAGGTCATCATGTCTTCCCATTTcctgaaaatattgaaaataggAAATTCACATGCCTTTCCTCAGTAACCCTTTTATGTAACACATGCATGAATGTGTATAGCTACTGAGGTATATCAAAAAATTTCTAGAACTTCACACTCATACTTTAATTCGGTTACCATTTAGCCTCCATTTTTTAAGCATACAAGTATCTAACATGATGAAGAGGATCAGTACAAAAAGAAGTAACTATGAATTATGAGGAGGCTCTATACCTTGTTTTTGTGAGCATTGACGGAGGCATATCTGACAGTTCCCCTGAAGCCAGCAGCTGCCCTGGGTGGCCGGACTTCACCTGTGGGTGTGGTGTACTGCCGAGCCAACCCAAAATCCAGCATGAATACTTTCTTACTGTCCTTTGGGAGCCTACCCATGGCAAAGTTAGACTGAAATTAAACATGTCAAAAAAATTTCAGCATACTCAATAGAATATAAATCTATGTCTGACTTCAATAGTGTTTTACCTGTAAAGCTTTAATGATATTCACTTCAACTTttgtaatacatacatgtatagtttgaGCTTCATGTccttaaaaaaattctaacatTTCTAATAAATTAACTAGGTAACTGGTTACAATTACTGTCTATGAAAATGATGGATTCTATCATCATTTTACAATCACCTAAATCTTGGCAATGCAACAACTAAGAGGTTCATATAAAGTCAATTCTATGCCTATGATTCATGAGTATTGTCTAATTAAGAAATAATGCTCTTGTTTTAGTGGTTGTTGCAGAATAACTTCCAAGGTggagaaatgttgtttgaaatataaaagttgAGGCATAAACCAAGacttatatttcaaacaacattttgacATCAAGGTTATTCTGTATCatccacgaaaacaagaacATCATTTCTATTTTGCTATGTCAATTAACACACCTGACTGTAAACCCTATAGGAGAATTGAATTACGTCAACTTAACATGAACTTAATATGGCGTAAGTCTAATCTAATTCAAAGCAATACATGTCTAGTCAAATCGACGTGAAATCGACATTTTACATTTCAAACCCATAGATTTATTCTTAATGTGCAAGTGAGATGTGGATAAATTTTCTCatcataatcagttattacaTATGAGgatatatcgcagaataatgactgtagtattcctttgatctttgcaataaccatgGTAGAATGAAGTGTAATGCTTCATATTCATCCTGTACTCACTGGTTTCACATCTCTGTGCAGGAATCCCACCTCATGAATCGACTCTATGGCTTTCAATATCTGGGCACCCAGCCTGAGGGTGGTACTGAGGGAAAAGCAACCCCTGGACTGACTCCGTCTTAACTCCGCCAAATTTTTACCTTGTAACGTCATAACAACGTAGTTGTATTTTTCATTGCGGCCACACCCAATGAATCGACACACATGGTCTTGTCCTGAAAACATAAGATTTACAATTAACTACACATACTGTAACACCGGTCACTGTGGCCTTGTGGTTAAGGTGCTCGCTTCACAACTGGGAGGTCCTGGGTTGAATTCTTGATTTTGGTACCTTAATCTAGCTGAGACCGTTCCTTCAACAAGTACCTGAcatttaaagtgaaagtcacgggtcttttgtATATGACCTTAGAAATAGTTTCCATGACATGGTAGGccttggcatgataaagaaccctcactgctaccaCCTTGAATGATATTatacataggtcaaaatttatggaatttcacctacagctatgcgagtgaaacattcttgttaaacaaaaaaacaaaaaaaacccacattgtGTGCCATGCAtaattcactatagatttgatGTAAATCTAAATTACGAGAAAATGCAAGCAATTTTTTTAACTTATATGCGACAAAAATGCACAAATAACTTAATCTTCTTGGAAACAGATTTCACCTACTATAGTAACAAAAACTGCTTTCATCTAAAACCCCATTTTCCACTTAAAGAAAATCAGAACATTGTATCTTTTCATAGATGATGTAGTCTATCAAAAGTCTACAGTCACAACTGATGTCCTACCCTGTAGCTTTTTTAGGACTGCGACCTCCATTTTGAGGACCTGCTTGGCTTGTTTGGCAGACTCCAGCTTGAGAGCTACTGACTCCTTGGTGACTTGGTCAATACCTTCATATATTTCCCCAAATCCCCCACCTCCAATCTTCCGAACCTAAAAATTTAAATCCATCAAAATATTACTGCGCAGATGCAATACATACATTACTCATAATTCACATgagaaacaagaggtactgtgaacaatgctcactaagaataccccccgcttaccccaatctcccaaagggtgttggtaataggtataaactacctcttttctgagtgtaaaaaacaaatggcatgacaaaccgaaccatattgctacttcgatgtccagtgcgcgtgacctttgaccttttgaccccaaaatcgatagggaacatcttcatcccatgggtagtccatatgtaagatatggtgactgtaggtggaaaggataacgctttaaagcccggaaaccatattgctacttcgatgtccagtgcgcttgacctttgaccttttgaccccaaaatcgatagggaacatcttcatcccatgggtagtccatatatatgatatggtgacggtaggtggaaaggataatgctttagagtccggaaaccattgcgtctacagacggacggacggacggacggacagacagacggacaacctgattccagtatacccccccccccccacaacttgttgcggggggtataataatgattttaaattcatactatcaatgaaaaatatggtATATACACAAGTACTATTATTGTGCCTCATACTAAAATGTTGAAGTCATTTGTTCTATCAGCCATGATCAGTGACAAATCTAAATCTGGCAATTTGGTGGACAAATACCATTTAGATCGATTTGTAAGAAATCATATTTATTATAGTTGCAGTGTTCCTCAATGTGTTTCTGTTGAAATTGGAATACAACCCCCTTTATTCATGTCATTATTCAGTTGtacacaaattttcaaaaaacaagAGTGACCATGGCAAATATAATTCTGAGTCGATAAGTCTAATTCTATATGTGAACACTGTGGAATATGTATGCACTGTGGAAATTGTCCGTGGTGTTATGGTCCTTCAGAAAATAAAAAGTTATCAGACTTGTTAATTACAatcttcagaaatatttggcTTGATCGGCATGCTGTATTTCTGTACACAGTCAATGTCAACCAATTGTAATCGACTAATTGCACAAGTCAGCTAAAATGCAATTATTTTACTAGTATTGAAGACGTTTGAGTACAAATTCTAACAACTGAGTAAGAGCACAATAACGTCCTAGTAGGCATGCTCATGCAGCATTACCAATAAACAGCCCTTAAATGCTTGGAAGAGCTCTCTGGATTTGGAAACATTTTATAAGCCAATTTattgataataataaacagattTTCTAGATAAATCACCAGGAAGATTTTAATTTGGTAGAAAAACAGAACTTTCACATCagaaaataacaaattgttAACAGAAACACTTGATCAAATACTCACCACTTTCCATCTTTCCTTGACAACCTGATTGGCCTGGAGCAGATCTTCTGCTGTTGATGTTGTCATGGTGACCAGGCCACTTCCTTGGACGACCTTGCTACTTTAACCCATTCTTCTACCTGTACCTGAAGAAACACAAGAAAACTTTACAGTTAATCAATATTTAACCAGTGCTAACTGAGTGAGTCATTTTGTCTCTTCTTTCACATACCATTACCTTGTCAACAAGTGACTCACTATTGCTGTAACTGTTCTGTGCAACTAGCTGTTTTTTTGTTAACTATAACAAACTATTCATATCCAATACTTTGTACATGAACCATAACAAGAATATCTTTGAAAACACAGGCCGAGACACCAGGATGTAATAACTAAATGCAAAATTCTGTATATCATAACCGCATGATGCACACTGAAATTCTCAAGATATCCGTAGTACAGTGAATGTTATTGATTGTTACAGAGTGCCTGAACCCAGACTGTAATCCCAAGTCATTCACCTAAAACACACTGCCCGCATCTTTTTTCAGGGCTTTCCATCTTTTAGACAGGAGGATTACATAATTTCTAGATATTTTCACCAACCACCATGCCAAAATGCCAAATGAACATATTACAGTTTGCTTGCATGTACATTACGTTGCAATGCATTTTGACAGTGTATGCATGAAGATAATCGACACATTATATTAATGAGTCTGGACAATGTTCCAATGCATCCGATGAATATGGTAGTTTACcatatattttttacaaattCCAAGATAGATATTACTCAATATTAGTACATGCAGAATGAAAAATTAGTGGGGTCACTTGTTTAACATTATTGATTACTATGTCTTGGCTAAACTCACATGTAATTCATCTTCacttcaactacatgtaatacattattatttggggttttttctttcaaattctCAAAGTAATTAATGTAAGTAATGGAGAAACATATCAAACATTTCTATACAATCTCATATCCTTTAACACTCTTTCACATTACTACAGTACTATCATTTAGCATAGTTGGTTGTATATGAGGGCTGTCCAAAAAGTTCATGGACACATGCtatttttctctttataatgaTGATTGTGGCAATTGTGTGGAATAACAGTTTGATATAGGCCACgataatgtaaatatacaaatataagaaCTGTACACAATACTGTAAGTGTGTCATTAGCATAAATACTTTGTGTATACAAGTTGTACAGCCCGATCCGATATAATTAAGCCATATTAACGTTTTTTTAACATTATGATCGTGAGTATCCCTTAGTTACCTGCACATGCTTCTCACTTTTCCTTAGCCATGAATCAAATACACTAATATACCATTTACTGTCCTCGGTGAGGATACTGAAAACCGAAGATTTGCATTACAAACAGCTAGATGTGTCTTCTCTAACCATAAGGCTTCTTTCTTTCATAATAACATCATGAAAAATGGGATTTTGCATTTTCAGCAGCATCTCCAAAATTGAACATATCATCGGAAAATTGTTTATGTCACTTTTAAATGGGAATATTCCGATTATTCCCTCTTACTTTTTTTTGTCTCTATTGGAGTTTTCCTTAGGTCAACACAGGTTTTATCATTGCACACTGTTATGTTCAAATGGCTGACGTCATTTTGGGGGGAGTTTTCGGAGTCATATTTCTAAGACTTGCTGTGTTTTCTTGATGTCACCTTAATTCATCAAATAACTGATACTAATGACATCAGAAAATGACATCACTTGTTTTTGTTACATCCCATTTAATTTTTATGTAGTTTTGACCTGTcttatgaaaaaatataatcaattgAATGCAAAAACTTCATTACAAAGTTTGTAATTGTTTTATCCTGAGCCGAGCATGCCTTCTGCGACCTTTAAGACATTTATTGAATAAGTGAAAACATTCAAAACCAACTTATTTTTACTTGGAAATTTGtaacaaatattttcatatacagTATGTACCCATTCAAAATGACAATAACGCCACTGTCCATGAACTTTTTGGAAAACCCTCGTACTTCATGTTTTAAGTTACAGATCAAAGATATTTTTCCAGTTTACCAAAGTTTGTTAAATTTTAAAACCTCGCATCAATTGCTACAAACTTTTCATccttgtatttgaaaaaaaaggtgACATAACAGCCCAGTGATTATCCTTTTACTTATTTCTGTGGATTTTACTTATTTCTGTGGATTTTTCTCTCTCAGACTGCATTTGATATTgataatacattgtat is a window from the Ostrea edulis chromosome 5, xbOstEdul1.1, whole genome shotgun sequence genome containing:
- the LOC125649940 gene encoding rho-associated protein kinase 2-like is translated as MTTSTAEDLLQANQVVKERWKVVRKIGGGGFGEIYEGIDQVTKESVALKLESAKQAKQVLKMEVAVLKKLQGQDHVCRFIGCGRNEKYNYVVMTLQGKNLAELRRSQSRGCFSLSTTLRLGAQILKAIESIHEVGFLHRDVKPSNFAMGRLPKDSKKVFMLDFGLARQYTTPTGEVRPPRAAAGFRGTVRYASVNAHKNKEMGRHDDLWSLFYMLVEFLAGQLPWRKIKDKELVGQNKEKYDHTQMLKNMPPEFKTFLEHIESLEYFDKPDYSLMHNLFEQCIRRKGIKDSDPYDWEKIYTDSVATTTTTSPPIGLKATTGLGLHGATEVIDEILSDEENKDEKRLKDAELIMDNKHVKEIDNRYREEQGDIVLIKRDDPNLRVDEKHQVEQMVKEETVENVAVEAENETHEVVINEPKNEVKGKGSKPAVTSPTKSSLKTVDFNVLKLRNTQNTVPDSSFRPIKESVSFGDVKSIDSKQKDSNSNFKAERRVSIQDFAEIHEENKVVEKCNNEPDPLVSRAPLTFALMQTEDKTPDDHLDENATRAAPYTVASQWNASQFPSSSESHAEDESDGEVGGSKNKSQLKKIKRFQHNTLMDEEDMKMDSVLRNSLVLADGDGQDCLRNSLVFLGDDSAALSANESDNDKKHGVKSKSSSFAEKSKHHEKSVGTSSISHKLSGPSKMPEKLVKEMDNLISSPLRNSPTKHLFKPKESLTDLKKLATLSHIKTVTSKPPPPQPLTTKKDLGTSVDKPTPVKPALKPKPKQLPNLKVLVGVGSSVDKISDEGSSVDGDRKTASVSNVDVQVNKKDKHEELESNSSFLSHDKFCSVSLMSNKQSLKPLEEKPSIANSTQVSSNVIETSIDNLSNKLGSINRKPEDIKISESVTTAKRELPLPASQIPVKVDKSSKHSLTDTVGSEKQIESNKEVVKNAKTDTIETLKVNKHGNKKFSEKEIQRAEIEHLRARKKMSPIVEERNGEINSKSAQSVEQVPSSTKSTSSEPSVGKEENVVASAEKNQVERRHSFNVDIKSFSSQLEKKFTPISRQIDLQTEAKASSQAEKSPSLAENRISSHKNDPGNKKPVRRRSSSASRIPDRTANELREALAAVTPTPPETDPSKVPKPPPGAAPKNTVLLNARRRRYKMASTNTSPREPSSPRAHSDIPVLRSKPAWR